The Populus alba chromosome 6, ASM523922v2, whole genome shotgun sequence genomic interval ATGACCTACCATATTTCTATCTTATTAATACATATGTCAAAGACATATTTCCTTATCAAAACTATTAGAGCAAAATTATACTTTAACCTTTTCTctttataaaaagataagattcaTGGGCTATAGATAGATCATGAATCTTTCGAGCTCTAGGTTCACAATCTTCATTCTATACTATATACATATTTTTCGAGAATCTCTTTAGCCTATCAAAATAGGCTTTTTAGAGGCATTAGCCACCATCCATTTTGGTCTACCAAACACCAGGTACTACCTACTAGCTATATTGGCCAGGGAGAATAAATCAGATTGCTAGAATCAAGAGATTAACCGATTATCCAACAAATAAGCCTTGCTGTTAAgctactttgattttttttttaacatcattattgacatcatttatgaaaaattgatcaaaaagcCATCAATTTCTTTCTAATAACATTTCAAAGTCATTCTATAGAACACAACTATGACCTACCTAGGCTAGAACACATGACGAATCTACTCATTACTATGAGCACTTCTGTCCATTCTAACTTCCAACAGCTCGACAACCAAGTGTAACCCCTTACCTTGGTTGTGTTGGTCGCTTAGTGGAAAAATTAGGCATTACCATCTAAAGAAGTATTAGCACCCACGATAGCCACTTCTTTGGAAGGGATTGACCAAGAGTCTTCTTAGTGCAATACCACCACTCTTAAAAGGATGGATCAATTGCCTCCCTATAGCCCAACAAATCACCTCGGGATATATATTCTTATaggaaataagtttatttttagattaaaataattgtctttttagtatatattttttagctacAGATCTTTAATTGAGGTTTTCTAGACTCTTGCACAATCTCTTTAAAAGGGGTTCTTCTTAGTGCATTTGCATAATCTTATTAGAAAGAGTTTTTCCTAGTTTAatagcttcacccttctttatagCTTGAGATGACCAACCTCAACAAAGAAATAAGACCCCCTTTTATAGCCAAATATATACCATCAAGGCTAACTAGAACCTTAGAAATTTTTCTAAGAATTGACGTTGATATTGGTCCATCCCATCAAccccttaaatttttttctaagtatgggCTTCACCTTGGATTCCCTGCAGCCATTTAGAAATTTTCTAAGGCTCAACATTCTTGGATTTTTCTTAGCTGCTtagaaatatttctaaatatagGCTGACCCTCCTTGGGTTTTCCTCATCACCTTAgaaatttttctaagtatagaCATCAACATGGGTTTGTCCTTTTCGCCTCTTAGAAATTTTACTAAGAACGAGCTCCTCCTCCATGAGTTTCTCCACCTATTAGAAAATTTTTCTTGGCATATGTTACTTTATGGTTCCCATTTACatacttagaattttttttcaaccatgGTGTATGCTTTACACATGGGTTCTCTGGTATATTGCTCGAGGTTTCCACCCCatttctaaaataaagaaaattcaacaaaCTTGTTGTAACGAACATTTTTACTAAGTCTTCACTTATAAAATATCACCAAGACTTGAAGCACTATTGATAAACACAAGTTTAACAAGCTTAAGAAACCCCTATGAAGGCCTAAAAATCCATGGTCTTAGGCAATGTGCCCAGGCCTAACCCTAATGGGCTTAGTCCTAGGAAGAACTCAACTATATGGACTTAACCTAGGGGAAGAACTTAGCTTTCATGGGCTCATCCTAGGAAAAGAACCCATATCTTATGGGCTCATTTTAGAAAAAGAGCTTAGTTCTCATGGACTCAGCCTAAGAAAGAGCCCAACCTTTATAGACTCAACTATATTTTGGATCTTACATTCCCTACAACTTTAGGTGTTTAAAAGTCCTATAAGGACCTACCATATTTCCATCAACATTAATGTTGTGCCAATGATCGTGTATACAAGTCATATAAAGGtctatcatattttcatcaatatcAATGTTGTgtaagggatagtatataaaaaTCTCACAATGGCGTACCATATTTTCATCTTATTAATACATATGCCAGGAATATTTTTCCTCATCTAAACTGTTAGGAAACAAGTTATACTTTAGCCTTTACTCTCTATAAAAAGACAAGATTCATGGGCTATAGATAAACCATGAATTCTTCAAGCTCTATATTCACAATCTCTATTCTCtactgtatatatattttcagagcatttctctttcaaatataattatcttctctctctaaaaaaaatatttacctaAGCATCTAAGAGTTtctaaatctataaaaaaagatttttttacagGTACCAACTACCATTCACTTTGACCTACCAGACGCCAAGTATCGACTACCAGCCACCTTAGCCAAAGAGAATGGATTAGATTACTAGAATTAAGAGATTAACtgattatcaaatatataagtCTTGCTCCTTAGCTACTTGAATTTTTTGGGACATcatcacaaaataaaatcagaacTTAAATCTCTAAAGAAAGAGTCATGAAAGAAACCATAACatttgagtttatatatatGGTCCTATCAAAAGAGAAGAGGGAATGAGAAACCAAATCATAATAGGACTTCAAGGGTACTAGGATTTTATCGGTACGACTGTGTGATTAgaggtttttattttgattttgattttgattttttttaacaacatgaTCTAAAAAATCTGATATGCAAGAGGCCAATCCTAACTACATTAACGGGTAATATAAAtagtccaagaaaaaaaaatctaaaggacTAGAAAATATAGTAAAGCCTAAGAAACAATAAACAAgatcaaaattataaagcttaaagCAATGGGTAATACATGCATTAATAACGGGGCAAAAAACTTGAGCACGACTAGGAGAAGGCTATCTGGTTTATTGTTTTAAGGAATTATAAGACcaccaaaattaattatgacttttctctccttttaaggaattgatttttatagcaCGGTAGTGAAAGCCAGGTTGAATCTAAGGGAAATTGTTCTAATTTTTCTTatgagaaattgaaataaaGATTAGGGATTAATaagaaaactaaagaaaattaaaattctgaaaacaaacataaaatataattcaatgtTTATATGCTTGATTCAAAGATGTCCATTCAATGAACTAGATTaattatcaaagtaaaataaatattcttttaattcaagCAATACTTAAATTCCTTTAAGtaaggaagataaaaaaaagattaaattaattagaaaaaagtaCCTAATTAATTCCTTGACTTCAATCAAATtaagcattgaaaaaaaaaaattatatgcggTGACAAAAGCTTTAAGAGAGAAAAGCGATCAAGTATTTCAAACTATTGTTAAAAAGATTACCAATTTTTACCTGTCTTATTCTTTTAACCTAAAAGTTAAGTcaaccaaatttatttatttttcttccttcttgatctaaattaacaattatagattgaaaatttacaaaaaaaaaaaaaaaaaacatgcctaCCGTAGAAACCATTCAAAAGGCTTGAATGAAAACAATAGCTTACGCACCAAATCCAGGGAAAATAAGTACTTGAATGTCAagaaataaagttgaaaatatcTCTTCTCACAACCTAAAACAATAATGGAATAAAACTATTGTGAaccaaaagataaattttaGTTCATAGCTGCTGgaaaattgaagaataaaaaaggaaaaaacgtTGCAGAGATGCCCTTTTTTTGCCATGATTTGCTCCTTTTATTCTCTCCCTTGGCTGCTATGTTTCTTTAGGATTCTTAAGCTAATTAAGAGTCCTTATgctacttaatttttttcttatttatctagttattaaggttggttaaattcttaataatttGTGTTGAAAATAGATGTTGATGCTGTCACAACTCTACTGTCATTCAAACTCTGCTACAACTTAGATTTTGTTTCTGACTTGGTTTCTTGCAATACCCGATCATTTTAGctttattcttttattcatGGCATGTTAGAAGCTTTATCTGCACTCTTTTTGGATCATAAGGCCTACAATTTCTATGTCAAAATCTCAACCTTAACGAGATGTTCAACAtctataaaaaaggaaaaaacatttgCATTAATAACAACTATTTTATGAAGTCTTTAAACTTTGTCAATTCTTCTAAAATAATCCCTAATATTCAGTAATGCTTAAAACATAATAGAAAAGACATGGTGAAaggaatgaaaatatatttattttatgattataaacaATCCAAATGATTTATTAGAGCAAATTAAAGCGAAATCCAATCTTAATTTATCAAACCATTTCTCTTTAAGGTACACTAGTTTTTTTGATCCGTATTGACGTGAGTCAAATCAcgttttattaactttttaaaaatataaagatattagaaagtaaaaaatttgatgcatgttcaataaaaaaaacttttaaaatactaaaatattaacatattttttaaacccaacaatattaaatgatattatttttaattttttataaaataaaaaaaattaattaatttaaataaactcAAATCAACCCACCATGAATTTATCGGCTCAACCTGTACTTgagtttaaaaaaccaaaatcaaccgACGacttcttaaatttatatttctgacCCATAATCATAAACATCTTTCGCCAGCAGACCCTCCTTTTCTCTATAGGCGCGTTTCTTTTCATATACTTGAAAATCTTGTACACAAATCAGTCCATTTTGACACTGCTgggtttcctttttctttttccattttgttGACTGCAGAGAGGAAAAGGGCTCTGCTTTATAGATCTGATTCAAATTATACCATCTATTCATCCATCGATGCGCTGAAAGAATCTCCATTATCTTGTCTCCCACTTAGGACTTAATAAGATGGGAATCTTCTTTTCTAAAATGTTCTCCTCAGTATTTGGCAACAAAGAGGCTCGGATCCTTGTTCTTGGTCTTGACAATGCTGGCAAAACTACAATTCTCTGTatgttgttctttgttttgttgattctaagtgacacccttttgttttttagtgattttgagTAACGGGTAGTTAttgaattttgataatttttggtgtgttttgattttgctttttGATGCAGATCGGCTTCagatgggtgaagttgtatccaCTATTCCAAGTTAGTGTAATTTCATTAGAATTTGATGTTTGTTTGGTTGATGAGAGTATGAATCCTAAATTGACATAATTTATGAGATGAGATGTGATGTGTTGTTTTATGGTTTGCCTACGACCCAATTGCATTGGCTTCAGTTACATTGAGGATTTATCCTTCAATGGCTTAGCTAATGGACGAACTTAGATATTGgaattgcatttttattttaaaatgctgTCACTTTTTGCTGTAATGGGGTTGAGTAATTTGTTACTCTGTTCATAATTAgtaactgaattttttgttttcctaatACAGCAATTGGATTTAATGTCGAAACAGTTCAGTACAACAACATCAAATTTCAAGTTTGGGATCTCGGTAAGCCTATTTATTTCCCTTGATCTGTAAACCAGTGCTATATTTTACATTCATTTATGGGTGGAGTATGTGAATCTTTGCTGATTACTGATTGCTCAGTGTAAGAAAAGTTGGAAGTGGCACTTTCTATTACCAACAAAAGAATGGAGATTTTAGGCTTGTTGTATTGTGAATAAatttgcttatttattttttggtggtTGAGGCAATGTATGGAATCTtcatttggggggggggggggggggcatgtTGATATACCCCTTTTAGGTCACTTCCATGTCTCTAGGACCTCCATTATTTAAATGCTTTATATACCATGGAGAACCAATTTGAAGGGAACTTCCTGGTTGGAATGGAAAAGTGTAAACAGAATACATGTAAGACTAGTAAGATTTTGATGGTTTACTTTTCTATCTTTTGCTGCTTTCCCTAGAATTGTGAAATTGCAAGGATACTTTTCTGGTTGGAATTGAAATAGTGAGAACCTGCACCCTTGCTTGAGCTGTAAGAAAAAAGTGAATACATGTCAATGTTCCATTATTATCATTTGAGCTGGACTTTTTATTGACACACATACCAACTTTCTTTGAGATGACTAATTGTTCCCACACCATCTAATTATTGTTTTCCACCAGCTAGTCCATTATTCCCACACCATCTGTCATCATTTCAGTGGTTATTCGTAAGCAAATGTGGAGTTACAAAGAAACTTTGTTTCATTAAGTcttgcatgataaaaaaatgcgTGTTAATTTCTTGCCCTGATTGCATTTATGTTATTTGTGGTACAGGTGGGCAGACAAGCATCAGGTAACTTCTTGCCTCTTCCCTCTACTTCTTTTTTCACAAATAACTCTGCTTTATATTGGTAGGGAACTATAACATGAGTTGCCTTGTGATacatactattttttatttggtttaatgGCTGTGCAATGTTGGAATCAAAAGCCTATGATATATGATGTGATTCATTATATTCTTTATAGAACTAGTATCTGCATATGTACTCAATTGTTGTTTCTccacaaataataaacaaaaaacttgTAATGAATTATTGCttcattaaaatattctttcatggtttttttgacTATCAACATTTCCTTCATCACAAAATATATTTGAACCACTGGCATTGATATGTCACAGACTCAATGCATGTCTAAATACTATCCAAACAGTTGATTTTTTCTACTCGAATAGTTTTTGCTCTATTTCAAGAGGAAATCTTTGAGTGATGACTTGTTGTACGTAATTACATGTGTAAAAGATTAAGAATGATATTATCACATGCTTTTATGATCATTGATTATCACTTCTGCCTTGTTTTCCACAACTTGTACATTGTATACGTTGATTGATTGTGAGATAACGGGTTGTTTGATCAATTTCACAAACTCACTGGCTGCTTATGTTTGCAACAGACCATACTGGAGATGCTATTTTCCCAACACACAAGCCATTATTTATGTTGTCGATTCAAGTGATACTGACAGGCTCGTGATAGCTAAAGATGAGTTTCATGCAATCTTAGAGGTACTGTTATCCCTATTTTGTGCTCACATCTGAGTAGTTGACAAAGTTAGTGTTATTGCTACATCCTATACCTAAACCCTTGGCACCCATGATGTAAAGATTATGAAGCCTTAGTGGACCAAAAATGGCCTGGCCTTTAGTAATAAATGATGATATGATATCATTGTAGCTTTAACATAATCAGCCTATCTTGAAATTGAACTGTGGAAGCGTATCCATGTAGCCACCCTTAACTAGTCTGGGATTGTGGTGTACTTGAGATGCCTTGAGGGTTATAAAGTGGGAATGAAACtgcatttaattttcattttcattcccacttaattttttttcaaccaaacaGCTACAAGTAGGAATACAACTTTCATTCCCATTCCTGTCATTCCTTTCCTTGTTACCAAACAACATCTTAGTGTtcttgcatgcatgcatgcttcCTATATAATGTAAGTTTAGGCGACTCAACTCTGCTTTTAGATATTTAGTTGTCTTTGATGTTAAGGtacattttcattcatttagTGTAATCTTATAGAGCAAGCTTACATATTTGATTGTTTGGCAGGAGGAAGAGTTAAGAGGTGCTGTTGTTCTTATCTATGCAAACAAGCAGGTTTGTGTTGTTTAGTTATTTCATTTTTACTAAACATATGGCAGAAACAAGACTTAATTCTAATGATActtgcaaaatcaaatgaaaaagcTTTATTGGATGTGAAAACAATAGgtctaatatttttatgatgtggTCAAGGAAAGATGCTCCCTTTATCAAGCTTCATATCCATACATAAATTTCACATTAAATATTTCTATCAAATCAGGCTTTTgctttcttctctgttttttatttttattttttttcttctttcttttggcTTATACAGGATCTTCCTGGTGCACTTGATGATGCGGCTGTGACTGAGGCTTTGGAGTTGCACAAGATTAAGAATCGACAATGGGCGATTTTTAAAACTTCTGCCGTTAAAGGAGAAGGTCTTTTTGAAGGTTTGGACTGGTAAGTTAAGTTGCCAATGGATTGGAATGAATTTCTGGCATTGGTTTTGAAGATGTCGAGAATTATAGCTTAGGCTTTCCATGGACTTCATTTGTACAAATGTGCTTAGAAAATTCTAAACTTCTGAATACTTATCCCATTAGTCTCCTTTACTTTGGAAACCATTCCCTTTGACTCACCGACTCACATTTTTGTCAAATAACCAGTCCCCAAATTCTTTGTTATCCAAGACCAAGGTAAGTCAAGATAAATGATTTAACTCCTAAGCTTCCTATCTTTAGAGCCCAGATCCAATTTCACCAAATGTAACTTGTCCTCTTTTCTGAATACACCATAAGAACGAACTTAAGGAGAAATAGTTTCGTTGGAGCATTGAAAACAATATAAGCATTCAATTCAATCTTTATGTTCAATGCTCGAATATAATGCTTCAATGTGAAGTCTATATCCATCACTGTCTGCCAAAttgattcaaaaaacaaaatcatctaCTAGAAAACAAAACCCCGGAGACTCAAAATGCTTCAGTAATAAATGTGAGAAGGAAAGAGCAGCAGCAGTTTCTATAACTATCTCTGCCTCTCGGAAGAAATTTTTATATCTACAAAATCTAGGAACTGATGGCGCACCTGGTTCTATTAATGCAGATATTAAATTCTGAAGGCTTcacatttttgttttctcctgctattttatttttgttagaagcCTGATGGGGAGTGATGTGTTATTGTAGGTTGAGTAATACACTTAAGTCTGGAGGTGGCTAACTCTTTCAGAGAAGAATGGGAAGCTCGCCGTTGTTTCTCTGAGCAAGAATCTATAAAGTGTGACCATGATTAGTTGGTTTGGCTGTTAAAGAAATTCATTCATGGCTGCAGTTATGCCATTTGACCTTTACTGATTTTTCTCACCAGTATACTTGTAAAATTTTCATCAAAGAAGAACCAATTAGCTTGTTTGATGTTATGTTACATTCCATTTCTTTGCCACTATTTGCTGTGTAGTTTCCGATTCGTTTTTCCACCACCATGTACTGTATTGTTTGAAAATGATAGCGATGTTTCAATTTTGTTAATTCCCATTGTTTTATACTTGTCTCTCATCCAAACCCTTTTTGGTGGGCTAGGCGGGGGACTCTTGTAACTGGAACGAaccctttcaatgtaagttttataataatatcaagACATTTTGCCACTATCAAAAGATGTGAGCTTTAAGCTAAACCCAGTTGAAAAAACGTTGAACTAAACTGACCCGGAAATGGTAATGAGAATGCGAGTGCTGTACAAGGTGGCATGTACTTTGGTCATGTTATTGAGACAAAACCCATATGAGACCAGTTTATGACTTTGATCATGTTATTGAGAATCATGATGTTATTGAGACAAAATTATAGAtagcaaataattttttttacaaaactcaattctcaatcaaccttgttaaattcaatattgaatgttaaaatttttaaaaatataaattaaaaaaataaaaaaataagccaaatcaacccgagttaacttaTTAATCACTATTCTCGAGTCATGAGATCagaataatctaataaaaagcaaattaaaataaattatgaaatttaatttctaattaataaaaaattcaattaaaaaaaattccaagtcaATTATGGT includes:
- the LOC118040698 gene encoding ADP-ribosylation factor 1 is translated as MGIFFSKMFSSVFGNKEARILVLGLDNAGKTTILYRLQMGEVVSTIPTIGFNVETVQYNNIKFQVWDLGGQTSIRPYWRCYFPNTQAIIYVVDSSDTDRLVIAKDEFHAILEEEELRGAVVLIYANKQDLPGALDDAAVTEALELHKIKNRQWAIFKTSAVKGEGLFEGLDWLSNTLKSGGG